The window GAGGCTCACCTTGCCAAGTGCTTCGGCGATGGAACGGCTCGGCCGGGGGCCGAATCCGCAGGAGAATGATATGAAGGTCAAGCAGCTCTCTATCTTCCTCGAGAACCAGTCCGGCCGGCTAGCCGAGGTGTCGGAAGCGATAGGCGCGGAAGGTGTCAACATCCGGGCCCTCTCGCTCGCGGACACATCGGGTTTCGGGATACTCCGCCTGATCGTAGACGACATCGCCAAAGCCCATGCCGTGCTGAAGTCCGGTGGGTTTACGGTTCGCGAGACCGATGTCATCGCGATCGAGATCCCCGACAGGCCTGGTGGTCTCGGAAGCGTGCTCAAGATCTTCGCCGATGCGAAGATCAACATCGAGTATATGTACGCCTACGTGCAGAAGTCCGCCGAGAACGCGGTCGTGATCTTCCGGATCGACAACGTGGACGAGGGGATCAGGACTCTGGAGGCGAAGGGCGTCAAGATGCTTTCGGCGAAGCAGGTCTACGGCCTCTAGGAGGAATGTTTGCCCGCCGCGCATAATCGGGTAAACACAGCCCGTGCGATTCAGCGAATGATGGCCAATGGAGCAAGCGGATGAAGGTAGAACAGATATCCGTCTTCCTTGAGAACAAGTCCGGCCGCCTGGGTGACGTCACCCGCACACTCGCCGGGAACGAGGTCAACATTCGCGCTCTGTCCATCGCGGACACTGCGGACTACGGTCTCCTGCGCCTGATAGTAGATCACCCGGAACGCGCCACCGAGGTGCTGACCGGCGAGGGCTTCACAGTCACGGCGACGGAGGTGCTGGCGATCGAGGTGCCGGACCGCCCGGGCGGACTCGCCGGCATAATAGAGATCCTCGCGTCGAAGGGCCTGAACATAGACTACATGTATGCGTTCGTCGGATCGTCCGGCGAGAACGCGATCGTTGTATTTCGAACCGAACCGGTTGACAAAGCAATAGAGGCTCTGAAGGAAGGCGGAGCCAGGATACTTACAGGCGACGAACTCCACGCGCTCTAGGGGGAGACGGCTCCCTCTTGGCATACGCGCCGAAAGCGGCGCGCAACGGGCGAAACTTCCGCGCCCGTGTAAGGACATCGGTCGCATGACCGCCGGCCTAGTCGGAAGTGTCCACGAGTGACACCGGGCCTGCGTCAGCGGCTAATTCCAACTATGGAGGTCGAAATGCAAGGAAGGATTCGCCTTGCGGCAACGCTCATCGTGTGTCTGGCCATTCTCATCGCGGCCGGATGCGCGAAGCAGACAGGCAACGCGCCCTACAAGGTAGGCGTGGTGCTGGACATCACCGGGCCGGCGTCTCCCCTGGGGACTCCCGAGCGGGACACGGTCAAGATGATCGCCGACCAGATCACCGCGGAAGGCGGGATAAAGGGTCATCCCGTCGAGTTCATCATCGAGGACAACGCCAGCGAAGAGACCAAGTGCGTGATGGCGGTCAAGAAGCTGATCGAGTCCGACAAGGTGTGCGCGATCATCGGCCCGAGCACGACCGGCACGACACTCGCCGTCGCCGGGATGTGCGAGAAGGCGCAGATACCGTTGATCTCCTGCGCGGCGGGCATCAAGATCACGGACCCGGTGAAACCGTTCGTATTCAAGACGGCCCAGGCTGACGTCCACGCCGCGGCCAAGGTGCTTGACTACCTGAAGGCTAAGGGAATCAAGACCGTAGCGTTCATCAACGATTCCAACGCATTCGGGGCCAGCGGCCTCGAGCAGACGGAGAAGCAGGCCGCAGGAGCCGGCGTCACCATCATCGCCAAGGAGCAGTTCGGCGGCAAGGACACCGACATGACGGCCCAGCTGACCCGCATCAACGCGAAGAAGCCCGACGCCGTCATCTGCTGGGGCACGAACCCCGGACCGGCGATTGTCGCCAAGAACATGAAACAGCTCGGGATGAAGATGCCGCTGGTCAACAGCCACGGCATCGCGAACAAGAAGTTCATCGAGCTTGCCGGTGATGCGGCGAACGGCGTGGTATTCCCCGCCGGCCGACTGATAGTCGCCGACAGCATACCCGACTCCGACCCTCAGAAGGCTACACTGCTGACGTACGCCTCTCAGTTCGAGAAAGCTTACGGAAAGAGCGCCGACACGTTCGGCGGGCACGCGTGGGACGCGGTCCACCTCGTCGTGAAGGCTCTCGAGAGCGTGGGGGACGATCCGGCGAAGATCCGCGACGAGATCGAGAACACCACCAACTTCGTAGGCATCAGCGGCGTCTTCAACTTCTCGGCCAAAGATCACAACGGCCTGACGAAGGATTCGTTCGTCATGGTCGAGATCAAGGACGGGAAGTGGACGCTGATGAAGTAGGCAAGAACGTGCCGGGGGACATGCCCGGCGAAAGCTGGATGCCGTGTCGGTGCGAGTGGGAACTTCCCCTCTACCCGCACGCCGATTCTTGCATCCGGCATCAGCCGGGCATGTCCTCTCAGGAACTGAGTACGTGAGTATTTCAGCGCAATTCCTGCAGTTTCTCCTGTCCGGCATGACGGTCGGCAGTATCTACGCGCTGACCGCGATCGGATTCACGATAGTATACAACTGCACCCAGGTGGTCAACTTCGCGCAGGGCGAGTTCGTGATGCTCGGCGCCGTGGTTGCCGCGGTGCTCGTGTCCATGCACGTCTCGCTTCCCCTGGCAGTGCTCGCAGCAGTGGCTGTGTCCGGCATAGTAGGATGCCTGGTCGCCATGTCTCTGCTCAGGCCGCTCCGGACCGGCTCGACGGTAACTCTTGTCATCATCACCGTCGGCGCCTCGATACTGCTCCGCGGGATTGCTATGCTTCTCTGGGGCAAAGACGCCTTGCCTCTGCCCGCCTATTCGGGCGACCACACGCTCAGGTTCGGCGGCGCAGCAATTCAGGCGCAGAGCCTGTGGGTATTCGGCATCACCGCGCTTCTCGTGCTCCTGCTGTGGCTCTTCTACCGATACACGCTGATCGGACGCGGCATGAGGGCATGCGCGTCGTGCAAGGCGGGCGCAAGGCTCGTCGGCATCAACATCAACCGCATGACGATACTCTCGTTCATGCTGGGAGGAGCGATCGGCGCCGTGGGTGGGGCGGTGGTTGCTCCGATCACGATGGCCCAGTACGATATGGGAGCCATGCTCGGTCTCAAGGGCTTCTGCGCCGCGATCCTGGGCGGACTCGGCAACTTCTCGGGCGGAATAGCCGCCGGACTAATGCTGGGAATACTGGAGGCGATGGGAGCCGGGTTCGTCTCGAGCGGCTACAAGGACGCGATAGCATTCATCATTCTACTGATCATTCTCTTCGCCCGACCCCAAGGCGTATTCGGCGGGCGAAAGAAAGAGTAGCCCTGACGCCCCGACTCAGAACCGGGGATTGGTGACGACAAGAATTGACTTCGGAAACAGGGAAACAAGAGACGAACGCGCCGTCGGCGCGCGGAACAGCTGGATCGAAGCTGATGGGCTATGCGCCCTTCGTCGCGCTCATCGCGGCGATAGTCATAGTTCCAAACCTGATCTTCAGGCCCTCGGCCGGGGGCGGCAATTACCAGCTCACCGTGCTGATATACGTCGGCATAAACACCATTCTGGCCGTCGGGCTGAACCTGCTTATGGGCTACGCGGGGCAGGTCTCGCTCGGCCACGCGGCATTCTACGGACTGGGAGCGTACACGTCCGCGATACTGACCTCGCGCGTGGGACTCTCGCCGTGGATCGGTATGCTTGCGGGCGTACTGCTCACATCGCTCATCGCGTGGTTGATCGGAGCGCAGGCCCTGAAGCTCCACGGCTATTACCTGGCAATGGCGACGCTGGGCTTCGGCGTCATCGTCTCGATAGTGTTTGTGCAGTGGGAGCCGATGACCGGCGGGACGTCCGGCATATACGGCATACCCAGTCTCGGCATCGGCAGACTGATTCTTGACGACGATGTCTCGATGTTCTACGTTGTGTGGGGACTGGCGGCGGCGGTGATAGCTCTCTCGGCCAACATCGTTCACTCGCGGATAGGGCGCGCGTTCCGGGCCGTTCACAGCAGCGAAATGGCCGCTTCGACGCTCGGAGTGGACACGGCGAGGTACAAGCTGCAGGTCTTCGTGCTGAGCGCCGCGCTCGCCTCGATAGCCGGAAGCCTCTACGCGCACTACGTCACGTTCATAAGCCCGGAGCCTTTCGGGTTCAAGTTCTCGGTCGAACTGGTCGTCATGGTCGCCGTGGGCGGCATGGCCAGCGTGTGGGGAGCGATCTTCGGGGCGGCGGCGATCACCGTGTTGGGCGAGCTTCTGCGCGGGCTCGGCCACGTTCATATTCCGGGGATGGGCGGCTCGCTGGCCGACTTCGACGTAGTCGTCTTCGGGCTGATCCTCATGCTGATCATGATCTACATGCCGGACGGCCTGGTGCGCAGCGCCGTTGACGCGACCGCATCGTTCCTGCGGATGGCCCGCGGGAAGAAGGCGGTGGGCCGATGAACGCCGATCCCGCACTCGTCGAGGCACGATGCATTACGAAGATATTTGGCGGTCTCACCGCCGTGGACGATGTCACGTTCGAGATAAGGCGCGGCGAACTGCGGGCCATCATCGGGCCGAACGGAGCCGGCAAGAGCACGCTGCTCAACATACTGTCAGGGGTTCTATCCCCTACGTCGGGAGAGCTGAGTTTCGCCAACGGGTCAACACTGGGGCTGCCGCCGCATCGGATCGCGGGGTTGGGAATCGCGCGCACCTTCCAGAACGTGCAGCTCTTCGGCAATATGACCGTGCTAGAGAACGTCATGGTCGGAAGACATATGCGGTCCCGACAGGGATTCGTCGCCGCAGCGTTCAGGTTTCCCGCACAGGCGCGCGAGGAGCGGCAGATCGTTGACGACGCCCTCTCTAAGCTCGAGATCGTCGGCCTGACTGAGAGGGCGCACGACCCAGCGGCGAGCCTCCCGTTCGGACAACAGCGACTGCTCGAAATCGCGCGGGCGCTCGCCACGGAACCGACGATGATGCTGCTCGACGAGCCGGCTTCCGGCCTGAGCACCCACGAGACCGAGGGCCTTGCGAATCTGCTGAGGAAGATCAAGGACCAGGGCATAACGGTGGCGCTCGTAGACCACGATATGCAGTTCGTCATGGACATCTCGGACAGCGTGGTGGTGCTGGACCACGGGCAGAAGATCGCCGACGGAACCCCGGAAGAAGTACAGGCGGACGAGAAAGTCATCGCCGCCTATCTGGGCGAGGAGGTGTAGGGAGCGATGCTCAGGCTCACGAGCGTTGCGGCGGCATACGGGCGCATCACCGCCCTGCGGAGAGTTTCCCTGCACGTCGGAGCGGGCGAGATCGTCGCGGTCATAGGCGCGAACGGTGCGGGCAAGACGACGCTGCTCGATACGATATGCGGCATTCTTCCGGCACAGTCCGGCTCCATAAAGTACGACGGGCACGAAGTGGCCGGAGCCGCGCCGGAGAGCCTCGTGAAGCTTGGAATCTCGCACGTACCGCAGGGACGCCAGCTCTTCCCGGACATGACAGTGTACGAGAACCTCGTGCTGGGCGCGTACCGCCGCCCGAGGGCCGACAAGCAGGCCCAGATGCGCGAGGACCTCGAGCGGGTCTACTCGATTTTCACGAGACTCGAGGAGAGGCACTCTCAACTCGCGGGAACGCTGTCCGGCGGCGAACAGCAGATGCTCGCCATCGGGCGCTCGCTGATGTCACGCCCCAGGCTCTTGCTGCTCGACGAGCCCTCGATGGGCCTGGCCCCACTTGTCATCAAGGACATCTTCAAGGTAATCACCGCACTCCACAAGCAGGGCACAACGGTGCTGATCGTGGAACAGAACGCGAAGGCGGCGCTCTCGGTCGCCCAACGCGGGTACGTCATCGAGACCGGACGGGTCATTCTGGAGGGAACTGCCCACGAACTGGAGCGAAATCCCGAGGTACAGAGGGCGTATCTCGGCAAGGGTTACAGGCAGATCATAGAAAGCTGAGGAAGCTTATGCCTATCTGGAACAAACGATGTGAAACGATGCCGCGCGAGGATATGGAGCAGTTGCAGATCGAGCGTCTCCAACTCACGGTCAACCGCGCGTACCGAAACGTCCGCTTCTACCACAAGCGGTTCGAGAAGCTCGGAATCGAGCCTGAGGACGTGACATCGCCGGCCGACCTCGGCCGACTGCCGTTCACGACCAAGGAAGACCTGTGCGACGCCTACCCGTACGAGATGTTCAGCGTACCCCTGAAGGAGATCGTGCGCATACACTCCTCGTCCGGATCGTCCGGGCAGGGGGCAGTCATCGGCTACACGCGAAACGACCTGCGGACTTGGAGCGACCTCGTCGCCCGCGTCGTCAGCGGGGCCGGGGTGACCAAGAACGACGTCCTGCAGGTAACCTTCGACTACGGGCTGTTCACCGGCGGCTTCGGAATCCATTACGGAGCCGAGCGCGTCGGCGCGTCGGTCATCCCGGCGTCGGGAGGCAATACGGAGCGCCAGATCCGCATCATGAAGGACTTCAAGACGACCGCGCTCGTCGGAACCCCGAGCTACGCCCTTCACATCGCCGAGGTGATGGAACAGATGGACGTGGACCGCGATGCGTTCTCTTTGAGACTGGGACTGTTCGGGGGCGAACCGTTCCCGGAATGCCTGCGCGCCGAGATCGAGGATCGCCTGGGGATAAGCGCGACGGACAACTACGGGATCAGCGACGTGATGGGTCCGGGGATAGCCGGCGAATGCGAGCACAAGTGCGGCCTGCACGTGAACGAGGACCACTTCCTGGCGGAGTTGGTCAACCCTTCGACGCTCGAACCCGTCGGGTACGGTGAACAGGGCGAACTGGTCCTGACGACGATCACCAAGCAGGGGATGCCCCTGATCAGATACAGGACGAGGGACCTGACCACACTCAACCCGGAGCGATGCTCGTGCGGGCGAACGACCGTCCGCATGAGCAAAATCGCCGGACGCACCGACGACATGCTCATCATCCGGGGCATCAACGTCTATCCCTCGCAGATCGAGGCGATCCTGTACGAGATTGAGGGAGTCGAGCCGCATTACCGGATCATCGTAGACCGTGTCGAGGCGATGGACGAACTGACTGTGCTGGTCGAGGTCTCGGCAGACATCATCACCGACCAGATCAGCAGGCTCGTGCAACTCGAAGAGAAGATAAGGGATCGAATCCACGCGGTAGTGGGTCTCACTCCGAAGCTGAGGCTCGTCGAGCCGAAGACGCTTCAGGACAGCCCGGACGCCGCTCAGCGCGTGGTGGACAATCGGAACCTGTCGTAGATGGCTGATCAGTTTCAGTTTGGCCGGGCGAAGGCGAAACAGGGACAGCCTCGCCAGGCCATCGCCGGCCCGACCGGCACATAAGGACCGCGGCAATAGAGCCGCGGAAACAAAGGCACAGGAGGTAAGGAAAGTGTCCAGAGTTACGACGTGCGCCCTTGCGGCGCTAAGCGCCGTGCTGCTGGTAGCAGCAGCCGGAGCACTGTTCGCGCAGGCCGCGCCCGCGCCGCCGAAGATCGACGTGCATGGCTACATGCAGAACCGGTTCTACATGGGCGAAGGAGCGTCAGGAGAGTTCAGATCCGAGAGGATCTCCATCTCGACGCTCGCGACCTTCGCCGACACCAGCAACGCCTACGTGGAGCTCTATTACCATCCGTGGGTCAACACGAACGGTCTCTACCTCGAGAGCGCCTACTATGACAAACCGATCGAAGTAGGCAAACTGAGGATCGGAAAAGGCCGAAGGCAGGCATTCGGCATCACGCCGGCCTACCCGAATCGCAAGACCTCGAACTACGGGATCGTATCCGAGGCGTTCACACAGGACCGGGTCCAGGGCGTTCAGTACATCGGAAGCAAGAACAACATGGAAGCCGCGCTCGCCGTTCACACGGCCTACCGCCTCGGCACGAGAGCGATAGGGGAGATTCCGGGCGACACGCCCCGCAACGCGCTGGGCGTACCGCAGCATCAGGTGCCTCACCTGGCGCTGCGCGATCCCCATTCGGGTTCGGGCAACCAGGCATTCAGCGCCGTTTCAGGTCAGTTGAGCCAGAAGCTCCAGTTCTCCGGCCGAATCGGCGGAACCTGGAGTGGGGTCAAGGCAGGCCTCTCATATTCCTATGCGAAGCTCGACAGCAGAGACATGGCGAACTTGCGCGACCCGGCGGCGGACGCCGTCCTCCGCCCGTCGAACCCCATAACCGGAGCGGCATCTGCTCCGCTGCTGCCAGGGGCGACCGACAACACCATGAGCCAGCTCGGCTTCGACTTCATGAGGAAGTGGCCGTGCGGATTCGTGCTCCAGGGCGAGTACTACGACGCCAAGGTCAGCAGCCTCGACTACGATGCCTGGAACGTGGTGCTAGGGCAGGAGTTCAAGAACGGTTGGAAGCTGTTTGCCAGATATGCCCAGCAGAACATGGACACCCCGCTGGCGAACAACCCGCTCACGTGGGATGTGCAGCAGGTATCCCTCTCAATGGTACAGCCGATAGCGAAATCCGTGTGGTTGCAGTATGAGTATGAGATAAATAACGAGGACGCACTCGGCGGAGGCAAGGTGGACAACGACCTCTTCTTCATCGAGTTGTTCAGCGGGTTCTAGCATTTCCGTCTGGCCCGACAACAGAGGCCGGGGGCACCCGCCCCCGGCCTTTTCTCTGTGCGACGCTTCTGATTCCTGGACTCGGTAGGACTTTCACCCGCGCAGGATGAAGATTACCCTGCACCGATCCACGACAGCAGGCAGGCATGGCAGTAGAACCCTACAGTCCGAAGTTTCCCGAGGAAGCCGAATCGGCGCCCGACCCCGCTCAGCCCGACCGGGGCATCACCTGGCGCGCGGTGGTGATCGGCTTTGCCGCCATCATCCCGGGGGTGTTCTGGGGCGTATACGGCGATGTGGTCTCGCAGACCGACCTCACCTCGACTTCGCTCATGATGCCGCCGATCCTGATCATCATCTCACTGCTCATCATCAACGGCCTGGTCCGGCGTCTGCGGCCGATCTGGACGCTCGGCCGGACGGAGTTGATCACTATATACGCGATGCTGACCGTCTCCGTGATACTCTCCGGCATGGGGATGCTCCAGTTCCTGATGACCTCGCTCGGTGCGGTCCCGCACTACGGACTGACGCAGCCTCACATCGCAGCGCTCGACGGCTTCGTGCCGCAGTACATCATGCCCAAGCTCTCGGCGATCGAGGGCTTCTACAAGGGCAACGAGCCGATACCGTGGGCGGCATGGACATACCCGATCGTCCTGTGGAGCGGCTTCCTCTTCGCGATGCTCTTCAGCATGATGTGCATCAACACCATCCTGCGCAAGCAGTGGATCGAGCGAGAGAGGCTCTCTTACCCGATCGTGCAGTTGCCGCTGGAGATGACCGACCCTAAGACCCGGTTCTTCTCGAACAAGCTGATGTGGACCGGGTTCTTTGCCGCCGCCGCGGTGGAGACGCTGAACAGCCTGCACCACCTCTACCCGTCTGTGCCGTACCTGCAGGTTCGGGCGTTCGACCTTCAGCCGTTCTTCAGCACCGCGCCGTGGAACGGGGTCGGCTACTTCCCGACGACGTTCTACCCGCTGGCGATCGGGCTCGGGTTCGTGCTGGCGACCGACGTGAGCTTCTCGTGCTGGTTCTTCTACATCATC is drawn from Armatimonadota bacterium and contains these coding sequences:
- a CDS encoding ABC transporter substrate-binding protein, which encodes MQGRIRLAATLIVCLAILIAAGCAKQTGNAPYKVGVVLDITGPASPLGTPERDTVKMIADQITAEGGIKGHPVEFIIEDNASEETKCVMAVKKLIESDKVCAIIGPSTTGTTLAVAGMCEKAQIPLISCAAGIKITDPVKPFVFKTAQADVHAAAKVLDYLKAKGIKTVAFINDSNAFGASGLEQTEKQAAGAGVTIIAKEQFGGKDTDMTAQLTRINAKKPDAVICWGTNPGPAIVAKNMKQLGMKMPLVNSHGIANKKFIELAGDAANGVVFPAGRLIVADSIPDSDPQKATLLTYASQFEKAYGKSADTFGGHAWDAVHLVVKALESVGDDPAKIRDEIENTTNFVGISGVFNFSAKDHNGLTKDSFVMVEIKDGKWTLMK
- a CDS encoding phenylacetate--CoA ligase, which produces MPIWNKRCETMPREDMEQLQIERLQLTVNRAYRNVRFYHKRFEKLGIEPEDVTSPADLGRLPFTTKEDLCDAYPYEMFSVPLKEIVRIHSSSGSSGQGAVIGYTRNDLRTWSDLVARVVSGAGVTKNDVLQVTFDYGLFTGGFGIHYGAERVGASVIPASGGNTERQIRIMKDFKTTALVGTPSYALHIAEVMEQMDVDRDAFSLRLGLFGGEPFPECLRAEIEDRLGISATDNYGISDVMGPGIAGECEHKCGLHVNEDHFLAELVNPSTLEPVGYGEQGELVLTTITKQGMPLIRYRTRDLTTLNPERCSCGRTTVRMSKIAGRTDDMLIIRGINVYPSQIEAILYEIEGVEPHYRIIVDRVEAMDELTVLVEVSADIITDQISRLVQLEEKIRDRIHAVVGLTPKLRLVEPKTLQDSPDAAQRVVDNRNLS
- a CDS encoding ABC transporter ATP-binding protein; translated protein: MNADPALVEARCITKIFGGLTAVDDVTFEIRRGELRAIIGPNGAGKSTLLNILSGVLSPTSGELSFANGSTLGLPPHRIAGLGIARTFQNVQLFGNMTVLENVMVGRHMRSRQGFVAAAFRFPAQAREERQIVDDALSKLEIVGLTERAHDPAASLPFGQQRLLEIARALATEPTMMLLDEPASGLSTHETEGLANLLRKIKDQGITVALVDHDMQFVMDISDSVVVLDHGQKIADGTPEEVQADEKVIAAYLGEEV
- a CDS encoding ACT domain-containing protein — protein: MKVKQLSIFLENQSGRLAEVSEAIGAEGVNIRALSLADTSGFGILRLIVDDIAKAHAVLKSGGFTVRETDVIAIEIPDRPGGLGSVLKIFADAKINIEYMYAYVQKSAENAVVIFRIDNVDEGIRTLEAKGVKMLSAKQVYGL
- a CDS encoding ACT domain-containing protein, whose translation is MKVEQISVFLENKSGRLGDVTRTLAGNEVNIRALSIADTADYGLLRLIVDHPERATEVLTGEGFTVTATEVLAIEVPDRPGGLAGIIEILASKGLNIDYMYAFVGSSGENAIVVFRTEPVDKAIEALKEGGARILTGDELHAL
- a CDS encoding branched-chain amino acid ABC transporter permease — translated: MTVGSIYALTAIGFTIVYNCTQVVNFAQGEFVMLGAVVAAVLVSMHVSLPLAVLAAVAVSGIVGCLVAMSLLRPLRTGSTVTLVIITVGASILLRGIAMLLWGKDALPLPAYSGDHTLRFGGAAIQAQSLWVFGITALLVLLLWLFYRYTLIGRGMRACASCKAGARLVGININRMTILSFMLGGAIGAVGGAVVAPITMAQYDMGAMLGLKGFCAAILGGLGNFSGGIAAGLMLGILEAMGAGFVSSGYKDAIAFIILLIILFARPQGVFGGRKKE
- a CDS encoding ABC transporter ATP-binding protein; this translates as MLRLTSVAAAYGRITALRRVSLHVGAGEIVAVIGANGAGKTTLLDTICGILPAQSGSIKYDGHEVAGAAPESLVKLGISHVPQGRQLFPDMTVYENLVLGAYRRPRADKQAQMREDLERVYSIFTRLEERHSQLAGTLSGGEQQMLAIGRSLMSRPRLLLLDEPSMGLAPLVIKDIFKVITALHKQGTTVLIVEQNAKAALSVAQRGYVIETGRVILEGTAHELERNPEVQRAYLGKGYRQIIES
- a CDS encoding branched-chain amino acid ABC transporter permease gives rise to the protein MTSETGKQETNAPSARGTAGSKLMGYAPFVALIAAIVIVPNLIFRPSAGGGNYQLTVLIYVGINTILAVGLNLLMGYAGQVSLGHAAFYGLGAYTSAILTSRVGLSPWIGMLAGVLLTSLIAWLIGAQALKLHGYYLAMATLGFGVIVSIVFVQWEPMTGGTSGIYGIPSLGIGRLILDDDVSMFYVVWGLAAAVIALSANIVHSRIGRAFRAVHSSEMAASTLGVDTARYKLQVFVLSAALASIAGSLYAHYVTFISPEPFGFKFSVELVVMVAVGGMASVWGAIFGAAAITVLGELLRGLGHVHIPGMGGSLADFDVVVFGLILMLIMIYMPDGLVRSAVDATASFLRMARGKKAVGR